In Canis lupus familiaris isolate Mischka breed German Shepherd chromosome 5, alternate assembly UU_Cfam_GSD_1.0, whole genome shotgun sequence, a genomic segment contains:
- the COLCA2 gene encoding colorectal cancer-associated protein 2 isoform X2 produces the protein MGLSAGNGVRLSDQVPPSPAGLYFESEPVPSTPNYFQPRELSSCVSCEENTSCLDQLFDSYLQAETHLDSSLNATQSTPHYFPDSFQTAPFCFNQSLTPGSPSDSSTLSGSLDYSYSLAQLPSYAPENYNSPPSLDSRNCGYPSEDYSYSHLPPYTQYDCFSSASTSVCYCASCETEHLDTIRASEYFSYPSTDYVNFAPSAAATSDFYKRGANCDICYS, from the exons ATGGGA CTGTCCGCAGGCAACGGCGTCCGCCTCTCAGACCAAGTCCCACCATCCCCGGCAG gGCTGTATTTTGAGTCTGAACCAGTTCCTTCTACACCCAATTATTTTCAACCCCGAGAACTTTCCAGTTGTGTTTCCTGTGAAGAAAATACAAGCTGCCTCGACCAGCTCTTTGATTCCTACCTTCAGGCAGAGACACACCTGGACTCTTCGCTCAATGCCACGCAAAGCACTCCGCACTATTTCCCTGACAGCTTCCAAACTGCCCCTTTCTGCTTTAACCAGAGCCTG ACCCCAGGATCGCCTTCGGATTCCTCCACTCTCTCAGGTTCCTTAGACTACAGTTACTCGCTGGCTCAGCTACCTTCGTATGCTCCGGAGAATTACAATTCTCCCCCTTCTCTGGACTCCAGAAACTGTGGCTATCCCTCAGAAGACTACTCCTACTCCCACTTGCCCCCATACACCCAGTACGACTGCTTCTCTTCCGCAAGCACCTCAGTCTGCTACTGTGCGTCCTGTGAAACAGAACACTTGGACACCATCAGAGCATCGGAGTATTTTTCCTATCCCAGCACAGACTATGTGAACTTTGCCCCCTCAGCAGCAGCCACCAGTGATTTCTATAAGAGAGGAGCAAACTGTGACATCTGCTATAGTTAA